The window GAGTAGGCTAAAAATAGTCATCAGACCAGGTCGTGCTTATCAGGTCTATAACTGCTTTCTTTCTTGTTTTTCATTTCTTTCATTTCCCCGATAAATGATTCTTTTATTATCTCAAAATGTAAAGTGAAAACGAAACATAATGAATACACACCCGGTCTCTGCATGACTAGGAAGCACACAATCAATACCAACACATAAATTAAGATCTCTTTCATGTTCTGGTCTCGTCAAATGAGATTTTCAAAATAAATCTTGGTTGCAAAACTCATAAATATTTAGCCATGGGAAATATGTATATAGCTATCTATCCACTGACTTCAATCCACACTCGCTAGTCACCCCTCTCGCCCCAACCCCTTATTGCACTGCACTACGCTCAATCTCGTTGGAGATCTCTGCTCCGCTATTGCCTTGCTCCCTCCAGACGGGAATATAATTTGAACACGTAATTGTAGCTCTTCAATCTAATTAGCGAAACATGAGAAATATGTAACCTTTTAGCTATCTATCCACTGACTTCAATCCACACTCGCTAGTCACCCCTCCCGCCCCAACCGCTTATTGCACTGCACTATGCTCAATCTCATTGGAGGTCTCTGCTCCGCTATTGCCTTACTCCCTCCAGACGGGAATATAATTTGAACACGTAATTTTAGGTCTTCAATCTAATTAGCGAAACATGTCTATATATCTTTTTGTGGCATATTACATATGTTTTGCACATTAAATTGACAACCTAGAATCCATGCATGATTTATATTCCCATCTAGAGAAAGTGCTCAATTTCTTAGCATTACCAACACACCACCTCCTCTAGACAACCACCTGCGAGAAGCCGCCTTCCTTGTCTCACAAGGCTTTCCATTGTTGCTAGCATCTCCCACCGCCCACTTTGTAGCAAAGGCAATGGTTTGAGCCCAAACCAATCCTATCAAAATTTGGCCAGGCAAAAAGGAAAAGGGGGGCTaaggttttggttgcccatgtTTTCGCAACGTTGGGCAGGAAAAAATGTCACTAGAGTTGGTTGAAGCATTTGGGCAGGCCTAAATATTGCAATCCAAGCAAGAGCAATTATTTTGGCCATGACTAAAAAATTGACCAAACAGTCGGGTCTGCAGGTGGTCCATCTATGCGCAGTCAGCATTGAAACAGTAGATGGCCTCGCATGTCGTCACACCAAGTGCAACCACTAGCATTTGACCTGGGTCAAGCTCAGTTCATATGTCCCCTATTAACTCTCATCTCATCGCCCATCGGCCAGTCACATCAGGATGCAGCGACGATGCAGCCGGCGGACCCGACAGCCGGCACCCATAAATGCTCCCACTCGCGTCCAACTCTGCATCGCCTCGATCGGGAGCTAGCTCCCATTGATGGCGGATTCCTCGACGAGCTTGCTTAAATTCCATTGGTCAACGCAACCACCCAATCCCAATGGGAGGGAGACGAAATGTCGTTGAGCTAATTCTCACCACCCCGATCGGGAAGAAATGACTTTTTACCTgtataaggtgaagacgcggaaGGCGAGCTCCCAGAGGCGGTGGTGCTTGCAGAGCACGATGCTGACGGTGCGGCCGAGGTGCTCGTACCAGCACGCCACGGACGCGCCGAACGCTATCGCCGGCCACACCCGCCGGGGCGCCACCGCCCGCAGCACGTACTGCGTCCCCATCTCCCCCTTGGGCACCGGGAAGTACGGCTGCAAGTCAAGCCAAGCCAAGCCAAGATGTTAGCGGCGACTCCATGCAGAAACGTCACGTACGCGACGGCCAGGGAGCGCGCTGAGAGGGACGTTGCGTACCGGCGCGACGAGGGTGATGGACTTGACGGCGGCGGGGTACTTGACGGCGAGCGCGAGCGCGAGGATGGAGCCGAGCGAGTGCGCGACGATGTGGAACGCCCCGACCTTGTACCGCTCGATGACGGAGCGCTCGATCATCTCCACGTGCTCCCGGAGCGTGTACAGCGAGTCCGCCGGCTTGGGGCTGCGCCCGAACCCGAGGAGGTCCACCGCGAacagccgccgccgcgcccgcgcctCCCGGCTCACGTGCGGCAGCACCGTCTCCGTCCAGAACCCGGACGACGATATGAACCCGTGGATGAACAGCACGTCCTCCTCCGTGGCACCGCCATCTTTAATGGACATGAGTGACACCATAGGCGTGTGAGCATAAGCGGTGTGGGTGACGGTGAGGGAGGCAAATCTTGCCGCCGTATTAATGGAGCTTGGGATATGATCGATCGATGCATGTATGGGTGGCACGTACCGTGGGGTCCCTCGACGTGGACGAAGAGGCGGTCGGCGTCGGCAGGGTTGCAGTTGGCGCAGTGGCAGTCGGACCAACGCGGCGAAGGGTACGGCTTGTGCTCGTCGTCCCCGGCGCCAGCGGCCTTGCCACGCAGGATCTGCACGATGGCGGAGTGCACGGTGAGCGTGGTGGCCGACGCCGACGGCCTCGCCTTCTCCCGGCGCCGGGAGAAGGTCGgcggggacgacccggcggcgctGGCGAGCAGGGAGGGCCGCGTGTACAGCGTGTCGGAGATGTCCTCCAGGAGCAGCTTGGTGGAGGACAGCATGCTGACCACCTTGGACCCGCCACGCTCCGCCACGACGATCTTCCCCGGCGCGGCCACGGCCGACGACGAGCAGTAGCACGGCCGCCACGCGCCCTCGGCCACGTAGTCGGCGACCTTGTAGACGAGGCAGAGCAGCAGCTCCAGCGCGTCCAGCAGCATGAACACCACGAAGCTGACGGCCTCGTTCGCCGCACGGCCGGCAGACGCCAATGCCGACCGCGCCGCCGCCATCTGAGTATGTCTCTCTTTGCCGGCGCCAAGATGGAGCTAGGAGCTAGCAGCAGGGCtaggagagagagcaatgggcAATTGAGCAGAGGGCGGTGGTGGTAAAAGCTTTCTTCTAGGAGCAGTAAGCGAGCAGTGGGGGAGGCGGCTGAGCTGCGGCTGCGGGGCGCGTGAGGGAGAGTGACGAGTGAATTGATGCGCGCATTAAAGCGCAGGGGTTGGCGGTTGGTGAACCCATCAGGGCTAACACCACTGACACCGGCCAGCCAACTGGTACCGCGCAGGCTGGGCTTTCAAATTCGACCGGGCAACCCAAGAAAATTTGCAGGACATCCGCACTTTTTCAAGCCATGGACCATACCGGGATACGACTCCACGTATGTACAGTATCCGTAGGGAAAACTCCGTATGTACAGCGCCACTGGTCGTTGTGAGAATAATAGTTGATGGTGAGAGGAAATGAGAGCCTTTTATACTACTAGTATAGTTATTTTTTTTCAGCTGTAAAACGGAGGCGAGCGAGATGGCGAAAGCAGACACATAAATGAATTTTATCTTTTTCCTCTGTCATTGCTTGCATCGCCATTGATTACGCTCCGAGCAATCCATAGTCACAAGGTGCAAATCAGGACGCTCCTATGCAGTTCGCGATTACTGCTGAAGCCGGGGTGCCTTGTAAATTTACAAGCACATTCCATTAACACGCAGCACAGGCACGTGATCGCGGATAATTAGTACTGTACGCACGTCCAATTAAAGCAGCACTTGCGTTTGCACCGTTTACATTTGTACAGGGTTTATAGTGTATGTACTCGAGCCGGGAAAGGACCACAGACAACCGCACGCCGCGTAGCCGACATATTCCTCGTAGCGGTGTAGCACTAGTCAACGCCCTGCAGAGTTAATTGTACATAAGTACCACAATTGAGGCAATGAAAACAGATTGCTACCAAGTTTGATAATTTTTACGTGTCAGTACCAAGTCTGGGGCTAGCCGTTACAAAAAGGTCTAAACCGCGTATAAACACGTATTGACGGGGTATCTGACCAGCGGGGCCCGCCTGTCGGATGCCGACGTGGCATGTTTTTTGCAGAAAGCCCCTTGCTTCGCCGGCGCTACTGTCATCGTCTCCACGCACGACGGCGCCCGATCTAGATCCAGGGGAGGAGCCCCTCGAGCCCGAGCTCCTTCGCCTCCCGTaaccgccgccccgccccggcctcCACCTCGCCTCGCGTGCTTGCAGCCGAAGCAGGGGAGGCAGCGGGACTTGGCGCAACTCTGGCGACAGGGAGCGGCGAAGGGCGCGGGAACCGACGGATCTGGATGGCGACTCGCGCGGCGGAGGGCAGGAGGGGCGGCGCTGGTCTCTGTTCATACAACAGAGAGGGAGGAAACAGGGAGGCCGCGAGGGGACCTGGTCGCCGGCGATGGCTGCTCTGGCGAGGCGCGTGGGGCGGGTCGACAAGACGCTCGAGCGGAGGCGGCTGGGAGGAGGAGCCCGGGcacgaggaggcggcggcgtgcTGGTGAGCTCGGGAGGAGGCACGAGGGGTCCTCGTGGCTGCTGCTGCTCGCCGGCGACGGCTGGGGGCGGGGTCGGCGAGACCCTCGGGCGGAGGCGGTTGGGAGGAGGAGCCCGGGCACGAGGAGGCGGCGGTGCGCTGGTGAGCGAGCTGGGGAGCTCGGGAGGAGGCGCGAGGGGTCCTCGTGGCTGCT is drawn from Aegilops tauschii subsp. strangulata cultivar AL8/78 chromosome 1, Aet v6.0, whole genome shotgun sequence and contains these coding sequences:
- the LOC109783430 gene encoding probable lysophospholipase BODYGUARD 3, which translates into the protein MAAARSALASAGRAANEAVSFVVFMLLDALELLLCLVYKVADYVAEGAWRPCYCSSSAVAAPGKIVVAERGGSKVVSMLSSTKLLLEDISDTLYTRPSLLASAAGSSPPTFSRRREKARPSASATTLTVHSAIVQILRGKAAGAGDDEHKPYPSPRWSDCHCANCNPADADRLFVHVEGPHDGGATEEDVLFIHGFISSSGFWTETVLPHVSREARARRRLFAVDLLGFGRSPKPADSLYTLREHVEMIERSVIERYKVGAFHIVAHSLGSILALALAVKYPAAVKSITLVAPPYFPVPKGEMGTQYVLRAVAPRRVWPAIAFGASVACWYEHLGRTVSIVLCKHHRLWELAFRVFTLYRVRTYLMDGFFCHTHIASWHTLHNIICGSAGKIDKCLEAVRDQLTCGVTIYHGGDDELLPVGCSYAVQSKIPRATVKVIDGKDHVTIVVQRQKELARELEEIWDTKR